The genomic interval ATGAAATTGGCCTCATTTTATAAGCTTCAGTGACACCAATGTAGTAAAAGTGCAtatcaattattatttaatttaataattaaactgGGATATAGTCCCATTCTGTAGTTTACAGTAATTTACACGAATGCTGTGTTGAATAACAGAAAAATGATAAAGTTACACACTTATTATAAAGCCAGGAAATCCACGGGATTCAGTATATATTGGATGCAAGTAGCTCCAGCAGAGTTATCAGCTTTTCCTTAAAGTATGaatttattataattcagtACATTGACAAGagtaatatattttgtatttttattatgtatttttaaattttaaccaTTATATATAATTGATAAGGTGTGACAGATGTTTCTCAGATATCTCTCAGATCTTTTACCTTGTACTTTTCAAACATATGATAATGCTGTTTAGCAAAATGAGCTGTGGGTACAGCTTGAGTTTAGGTTCTCAATATATCGGTACTAAGTTTATAtcctaaataataatatttttcatatataaatatataaaacaaaaaaaatgataaaaaaataaatacaggaaattaaaaagaaacttatCTTACTaaagcctctctctctctctctctctctctctctctctctctctctctctatattagaaaattgtaaattcaaattattcACCTGTATCTTGGCAGAACAATTGACAAAGCAAAAGAACATTGAAGATGAAAAGGACATATTTATTATAAGGCCTTTAGTAGATATGTTAATgagaaaattatatataatttgaAACAAACACATAGTTGTTACATACACTTTGGGTTACCTTAAAGTCAGGTAAGAGTAATGATAGCTCAGCATAaacgaacaaacaaaaaagacagcataaacaaacaaaaaacaaagacatatcTCTTTGACAAATTCCACAATAATGTTAAGAGTTAGAGGGGTAAGGGATAACATTACAGACTTCAAAGGTCAAATAAATTGAGGAAGAACATATTATCTGTCATCAATTAGTAAATGtcaaaaaggaaataaacagcTTTAGTTACGCAGCAACAACtagaaaggcaaaaacaaaatatttcataatcAGTGATTACATGCATTTCCAAAAATGCAAGTGAATTTGAGCATTTTCCAGTAGAGGCTCTACAATTAATAAAGAAATTGAAGAAGCTGCAATAAAAGTTGCTGAAAATCAATTTCTCTTcttcataaaaactaaacaaatgcaaaaccaGAAGTGCTACATTTCATAATCCTGAACGAGATGATCCATTTATTTCGGTTCTTTAGCTCGAGTTGAGAAGAGAATTGGATAAATGGATTTAATCATCATCATGGCACATGGGCCACATTTATGGACACTCAAAACCATGATCTATTTGAATGGGTCTCATGTGCAAGTATGGAGcatctttttaaaactgtgacTAACCCTGACACTAAATCTACTCAAAAAATTGTTTGGGATTTTGGATACAGTATGTTGCCAGGACAACAAACTTAAGATGACTTTGGAAGAACCAGTGGATCCAGGATCATGCCAAACTGTAAACACCAGAATCAAATAGACAGCTCGAGTGAATGAACACCAAAGTCTGAGTGCTGGCCATGACCATGTGACATTCAAATGATAAAACTCATGGCCTCACACCCAGGAAGAGCAGTTTCGTTCAAAAaattggtggaaaaaaaaaaaattgtgcaaCCTTAGTGGGTCCTGGATCACATCTCAATAGATTTGGTTTCATTATGACCAAAATCTCCTGCAAATATTCTTCAGGCTTCTTTTCATgagtaaaattttaattttgcagttttgtgGCGTATTCTGACCATAAGCAATGGTTTTCTGCAAGAATGCCGTCCGTAGAGGTGGACTTCCAGCAATGTCCTTTACACCATCTGGTCAGTCAGTTAAACACCAGATTCCACAGATAACCCTTGTACTAGGGCAGAAGCACacactgttctgtttttctaGCATTAGTACGTTAGATAAGTTTCACAATCTGCACTTCCTCACTGTGTGAATCCAAGTTGCATTGGACACCATCCAGGTCAAGACTGAAGGCTATGGTGGCCGTAAGTTCGTTTCTAACCTTGTTTATACAATTGGAAGATCAACTCTAAGTCATAAACTGACATGTGTTACATCTGTTCAACTAAAgggaagcattttttaaaaatcatctgaCAATGGATTCATTTTGAGAATTCATAAAATCTGTTAAATCATTTTTCTAACTTCAAAGTCTTACTTCCAAAAACTAGCATTTTATGGATGAATCCTAGAATTGCTCATCAGAACTTCCCATTAGGTTTGGACGACATGGGAGGACAAAGGGACAAAAACAGTATATCACCTAATTATAGAAAACACATTCTGAAATTTGTCTGACAATACACACTTTTTCGATTCACACTTTTCAATTTTTCAAGTATATGCAACAACATATATCAGCGAAAATGAAAGACTGTGAATAAACGAAgagataaaaatgtatataattcaTTATGCCCCAGAAAATCTCACGTCACCTAAAGTATATTACGGATTGTTTAAAGTagagaaatacaaaatttaTTGATCGTTTTATTGCTTCAGATATTGGGTgtgaattttaattaataataataaaatatttatatatgacaatgattattaattaaaacactgtaaacacagtaaaaaacacagtaagttatttatttttcattgattGCATTTAAGAAACCTAAttcaggataaaaaaaaattctataaaTATGAACTCAATGTGAAGTTTTATGatgcatttatgtatatttacatttcagttaAGGTTGTCTGTTTTGGGAGTTTGAAGAAGgtaatgtcatttgttttgttagtttatgtaaagtgtatgtaAATAGGACTgctatataataaaatgtttttttttatgttaatgttggACATTATCTGGGTTTCAGGCTGCTGCCAAACAAAACAACGCAGCGTTTGTCAGACAATCATCCCCCGAAGACCAACCGATCGGTTATTAGCAGTTATCTCATTTGTCTGTTAAGGTgtcaatgcatttttattaaaacatttaatatttgtaaattcCCATACTGCTGAGCCTGGGTATGGATGCTGAAACAGCAGTATAAAAATCTCGTTTAATGCTGCGATAGGTCACATTACCTTGTAACCTGTTGTAGGAACCTGTGTCTTGTCCCAGTGGTCTGGTATAGGGGCGAAAGTCAGTGGTCCCAGAGGTCTTCTGTAGATAAAAGCAAACTAGTGTTAGGGTTGGTTTTAATATACAGGCATCTGGGAGAAAGGCcacaaacaagcatattaaGGAGGCTGTACCTCACTCTCTTTTCTCGGACATCGACTGCAGACACAAACCTGGGCCGTCTTCTCACAAGCCTTTTAGTACTAtagtgcttgtttgtttgtatcatgtctgaaaaaagaatcaaaagaaTTAAATCCAAATACAGCCTAAATATTTTATAACTGTAAATGCAGAAATCCGTTGCATAATCTTTGTTTACCCTGGAAACTGAGTGTGTATGACTGGGAGCCGGCAGTAAACTCCACCACATCTTTGTCATTGTCCAGAAACATCTTCTCCAGTTTAGCACTGTCCATGTCTGCAGCACTGTGTCCAGCAGTCTGAaagacatgagaaaaaaaaaaaacttctgttttaccttaaaacatgtttaaacatgACTTGAGCACAGTGGCTCAGGTGTTGGAAAACAGGCATTTTTGCTTTCTCATTAGGGTTAAATGAGAAGATCGATACCTCATGacaatatgtttaatttaaaacatgtgcCAGCAGCCTGTTAGCTTAGTTAACATCCACTAATTTATGGCACTATAAGACCTAGAAAAACCGAACACAACTCTAATGTCAGTTTCATGGTTCAAatttcatacatacatatatttatgtatCATTTTTGTGCTGCTAACTGGTAAAGAAGATGCAGCTTTTAAAAGCAGAGGAACAATATGCTCCACCAAATACTTTTAAAGGCAAAGAACAATATGAGCGTAAAATTGTTTGCTGGCTACAACTCTTGATGTTTTTCGCTCACAGTCGTCAACAATTGTAGCCATTATAAAACTCTACCAGACTTAAACCACACAGATCTACACTGAAGAGGTCTTTTGagttaaccaaaaaaaaaacacatattataCAGAAACATAAAGCACACAAACTCTCTATAGAATCTATATAGAAGTATAGAATAGTATAGAAGTATAAAGTaggtaaaacagaaaatatgattAACTATTAATCTAATCATGAGCACAGTGAGGGTTTTGTTTGGATTATGAATGAAAAGGATAAAATGATGAATCCTGCAGTAATCGGAGTTGggttgtttctatttttgtccCTTTAAAGGCAGGATCTTTGCCACAGCAACATAGCAGTCAAAGTCCACATGGATCACATTCAGTGTATCTCAGATAGCTCAACATTGCATCAAAGGGATAATATAAAAAACGTCACCTCTTTTAAATGCAGTTGTCACAATGCAACATTTTGCAACATCATACGTCATGTCAGTAAAAATTTACTATGTGACCTTAAATGGAATTTTTGCTACAGTAAAATCAATTGAACATAGTGATCCTACTTTAAAACCACATCCACCTTTTTCTTTATGTCGTAATTTaaaagtttcttttgtttttaattcatttaatgtcattttttgaGGATTTGTTTTccgttttttcttctttgtttaagTCTTATGTCTATCCTTAAACCTTTTGTGATATTCTTTGGTCATTCTGAATAGTTTCTGTCATTGTTTGTCATCATTTGTTGTCGATCTCTTTGTGTTAATAAAACAGTTCGACCCATGGGCCCCTGACCTTTCGGGCCCCTTGGGCCTGTGCCTGGCAAGCCAGTTTGGTAATCCATCCACAACCATAAGTGACCACTTTCATATTACAAATTATCCTCTGATCCATTGATCCtataaaatattgaatataGCAGCTTTAACGCAGTACAATAGATGCTGATTGGTGCATTCTGTGCGTGGGCTCTAAAGTGCTGTAAAGTGTGGCAGCAACTAAACCTGAGTCCTGTTACTCACAGCTGAAGCATACAGGTTCCACTTTCCGAACTCATCTTCCCAGTACCAAAGCCACTCTGTGGTGTGAATGAAGGTCGGCTCAATCAAACAGTTAATGGTAGAGAGTCGCCGCACTTGGTTCGTTCCACAGGTCATGGTGTCAAAATGCACAGGTGGACAGCTGACGCTGAAGGCAGGAAAAGAGGCAAGTTTGACATCAAATGACATATACTGGATGATGATATATCAGTACTGAAATTCTGTTGCAATAAAAAATTGTATTGAGGCTCTTGATCCTGTGTTTTAACCAatttaagtttatttgaaaaaatgtgggaagatttggggttcagtgtttttttggTCAAGAATAGGACAACACACATGGCTTATATGGAACACTTTCAAAGTGCCAAATACTAGATGTGAGGTTCAAAGTTATCACGTTTAAGTACAGATAGCTGAGATGAACAGTAACATCTTACTATAATCACAGAACTAGGATCTCACTGAATAGCAGCAGAGTACCTGTAGTATGTGTTTTTGGGGTCACAGTAGTCCTTCTCAATCATCTCATTATCTGGCAAGGCTCTCCACTGATCACCCTCTTTGACCTCCCATCTGTACGGCATCTTGTCGTGGGCTTTAAAACACTTATCTGAGAACACAAaggtaataaaaacattttccatgtcTCCtgatcttcttttcctttcagctgttccctttcaggggtcgccataGCAAATCACTTGCcttcatctaaccctgtcctctgcatcctcttctctcacaccaactaccttcatgtcctctctcactacatccataaatctcctctttgttcctcctctagacctcctgcctggcagctccaaccttagCATTAGCAAcattattcacagtttctcctctgaacatgtccaaaccacctcaatctggcctctctgactttatctccaacacatctaacatgagctgtccctctgatgtcctcattcctgatcctatccatcctcgtcactcccaaagagaacctcaacatattaagctctgctacctccagctctgcctcctgtcttttcttcaatgCCACTGTCTCTATTTGTTTATTGAagttggcatgtgttttacgtcagataACCtccctgacacaaccctctgcatttatccagacttgggactggcacaagacgacactggcttgtgcccccttgtggttgcattatcCATGTCGCCGGATCAAACTTGTGAAACGATCTCGTACACAAAATAAGCGCAATCTTactattttttaattatgatcCATCATTAATTACTCACCCTCATGTTTACAGTGTCCTTTGATGAAGTACATGCATATCTCAGTTTTAtctaaaggaaacaaacaaagagtACATGTTACACAATTCTTCAAAGTAATAAGAAAAATGCCCAACTGGAGCACTTAGCACTTCTGGTGTACCTCATAACCACCAGTGCTCTCGGTGGAGAGAATTATCAAAActgcaaaggaaaataaacataaGCCCACATCCAAAGATGAGGTGTGGCCTAAAAAATACAATTCCAGGCACTGAAGTGGATGGTAAGGCTCAACCCATTAAACAGCAGGTGCCCTCTAAAGTCTGTCTGGCACCATGCCCGTTTGTGTAAGGTGGGTGTGGTGTACAATCAATTTAAAACTAGCACATGATATAGTACATGTTGCCAATAGAACATGTAAACATAacgtgtatgtttttttattgcttggCAACCACTGTGTAATCCAACCACTGTGTAAACTCTGGATGGAATAAAATGCCAGTAGGACCTAACATTTGACATGATGGTTGGTCTAATGATCTTTATTGTACACGATTTTTTTTCAACCATTACTGTTCCTCTTCGATGTAAGAATATTACATACGGGTTAACAAAGGAATCAGTCATCTCAGACAAAGGTTCGGTTATAGTTTAATTTCCACTGATAATTGGTCTGCTTCAGTGGTTCTCATTCCTAGTTCTCAAAGAcgctgctctgtttgttttccaactatctcTGCCCTCCTCACTACTGACTTCCTGAGTTAGGTGtggtcagtcagtcagaagctggaagataccaattcaaTTTGTCTGGTTCCACTTCAACCTCATCTATGGCATCTTCCACCTTCTGAATGACTGAATACACCTGATGCATGTGATTTGCAGTGGGTAAGGTAGAGATAGTTTGAAAACAAGCACAGCAGGGGttcttgaggaccaggattggcACCCCTTGATCTACAAGCATGTAAAATGGGGATGCTCATACTTTGCCCTTTTTAACATCTCCATGAGCTGTGTTTCCAGTTTCTCCAAATACTTAAAGGCATGGAGTAatacttgttgttttgtttattgcaatgatcccacgatggtggaacgagctatcaaacgctgcacgctcagctgactctcttcCAAtatgctgaaaactgaactcttccgcatcttcctatgcacttaaatctctttaaaaaaaaatcctttctgctctcttgcacttgcatctcgtgaactgtgaacacttttctgataggactttttGCTTTGgtcttttctctttgacttaaattttttcttgccttgtacctcacttgtaagtcgctttggataaaagcgtctgctaaatgactaaatgtaaatgtaaatttagccTCTGCTATACATTGTCCTTTTCCCATGCTACAACTGTCCCCTCCGACCCCAAAGTTTACCTCTGACAGGccttttcctttgtcttttgtttggctCATCGCTGCCGTTAGCATCTTGGTCGTTGGCACCACATATTAGGTCATCAGTGGTGCGGGTTTTATACAGTGCGTTATGGTTGCCTCTGCCTCGGTTGCCACCTCTTCCTCTGACAGCTCCTGAATCTTTATTCTGCCATTGTTCTCTGCTCTGGCCATCTTCGCTGCTCGCATCAGTTTCACTGGCAGAAGCAGAGACAGCACTGGTTGAAGAGTTTACTGGATGGCAGTCTTCATCTAGTCCATTTGTGGTGTACAGATTTAAGAGTTTGACGTCAGCCAGGATGTCACTAGAGGAAAAGGCTCGTTGCTTTGGTTGCAGGTTGCTTGTTGTTCCTCTATTTCCCCTATTACCTCTGTAACCTCTGTTGCCCCGGTGACCACCTCTTGgtcttcctctccctcttaTCCACTGCATTGGCTTTGAATTCCAACCGCTGTCACTGGTTGCATCAGTGTCAGTGGCAGTAGCAGAGGCATCACTGGTGAAAAAACCTGGTTGCTGGCGTTGACGGTTGCCTCTGTTGCTCTGATCAAAGATCCTCAAAGCTTCCTTATTTGCATAAACACACCTAAAGGAGCGTATGAGGTCAGCAGGCACACATTTATCCTGCAGGGTTTTTAGTGGCTGTGGAGCATTAAAATCATGAGCCCggaagcagctgcagtcaccTTTCAGGTACTTCTCACAGATGTGCAGTCTCTTGCAACCATCTCCCTCCTGACACCGGCCAAAGATTCCTGTACCATTGTTGTAATCAAAACATATCTGATAGAGGGGGGGAAGAGGGAAGGAGTAAAGGTGGTTAGTATCAAGAAAAGCCAAAACCAAAAGGTCAGTAATCAGTAAGGACAAAAATGCTGTAGAttcagggcttgacattaacatCCAACAACCCTCCAAATGTGGGTGAATTTCAGCAGTGCAGAGTAACAAAGTCTCTTCCACTACCCACTGTGGCAGGTTGATTTCTATGTAGCCTCAAAAGCCATCTGAAATAATTGCAATGTGACACCAGGATACTAGAACGTCCATGAGCACTACTTGCACACATTGTTTGCTAATTGGTCCATAGTGAACCCCATTGTTATGCACTTCTGCGCTAGTGACCGACGACACACACCACTGTAAACAAGATATCCCTGTGGAGAACATGGGGGGAATATGAACCAGAGGAGATATATGGTGGCATGTAAAAGGTGCAACAAAACCCGGAGCTAGGCCAGTCCCAACAAACCCCTAGCCACAGTGGCTGGTGAGCAAAAAAAGTTCATGTCAAGCCCTGTGTGAAGTTACAATGTATTGTTCAGTAATAATTGCTTACATCTATCCATCAGTATCAGTCCACAAAGTAAAGCAGTAGTTCTAGTTATGATAAACTTGTCACAGGTCAAATTAAATGACATAATTTCAGTGGATACATCTGTATGTTGTCCTAAAGGGGACTTACAGGAGGCAGCAGTGTGTTGTCAGTCTGTAGCAGCAGTGTGCAAAGCTCTGCCCTGCTCAGACCCTCCAGCTCATGCTCTTTAAATAACATCTCATTGTGGTTTGAGTTAAGATCATGAGAGAAGCTGCATCCTCTCCtgtttacaaagacacaaaacacacatagtttTGACTGTTAATAAATCGGTGCTCAGAAAAAGTCacatttctgtcacatttcatttAGCAAATATGTGTAATTATCgaataaatattttgtgtgcATACACTGGCAGGTGTCAGTGTAAACAGTGTCCTTATGCAATCAGAACTGGCAATACAGAACATGTTTAAAGTCAACTTCTCTGAATTTTTAAGTTCATGGATAACTTCAGGGTGTTGGACCTGATTTCAAAAAAGCTATTCTAAAAACACTGTGATGCAtattgcaacatttttaatatatagttCAAATTGGCAGGTTGCAAAGAATTTGTAAGGGATTGGTGGAATTTGGTGCATTCACAAAATCATAAACTGCCAGAGAAACTGGTAGATGTAAAGTTTGTCTGCTTTCCCTAAATTACAAAATCTCTCCGCTTCTAGCTGGATAACACATCATTCAGAGAAGTTTTTCAATTTAGAAACACTTCTCATTCTTGACTAAACAGAGTCTTGTCAACGTGTTCCTTAAAACTCATCTGGGTGACATAATCTGAGCTCTTAATGTTAAAACACTCccccaaatgacatcatctggagacacatcaaatttaaaagcattaataaaaaaaaaactcaaacattgATGAAGTGGCCCCTTTAAGTGTATTTCTATGGCTGAGTCATACAAACTTATCTACAGTATAATATCTGCAGAGAGGGCTGAAGGTCACCAGTGCAAAACCACTGTGAAGCTAGATATGTGAGAAGATA from Channa argus isolate prfri chromosome 21, Channa argus male v1.0, whole genome shotgun sequence carries:
- the si:ch73-252i11.1 gene encoding protein mono-ADP-ribosyltransferase PARP12, with protein sequence MDKTMEAEIFRFICANQGAVNTDDLLFNLDSTNVSEIISNRDKFVLCCPNGQPKVVARAKLRLCRVKDCPGTCRGLHLCKNFLFTGSCQFTRQRRGCSFSHDLNSNHNEMLFKEHELEGLSRAELCTLLLQTDNTLLPPICFDYNNGTGIFGRCQEGDGCKRLHICEKYLKGDCSCFRAHDFNAPQPLKTLQDKCVPADLIRSFRCVYANKEALRIFDQSNRGNRQRQQPGFFTSDASATATDTDATSDSGWNSKPMQWIRGRGRPRGGHRGNRGYRGNRGNRGTTSNLQPKQRAFSSSDILADVKLLNLYTTNGLDEDCHPVNSSTSAVSASASETDASSEDGQSREQWQNKDSGAVRGRGGNRGRGNHNALYKTRTTDDLICGANDQDANGSDEPNKRQRKRPVRDKTEICMYFIKGHCKHEDKCFKAHDKMPYRWEVKEGDQWRALPDNEMIEKDYCDPKNTYYSVSCPPVHFDTMTCGTNQVRRLSTINCLIEPTFIHTTEWLWYWEDEFGKWNLYASATAGHSAADMDSAKLEKMFLDNDKDVVEFTAGSQSYTLSFQDMIQTNKHYSTKRLVRRRPRFVSAVDVREKRVRRPLGPLTFAPIPDHWDKTQVPTTGYKPVSLERTSAEFKEIEALFCKTMRGFDIVKLERIQNKALWEVFQWQRNQMKNNKSVHSVMEKKLFHGTDSKYVDAICSTNFDWRICGTHGTAFGKGSYFARDAKYSHNYTSDSDVKSMFVSRVLVGDFTKGSSDYRRPPSKDGGDINFYDSCVDDVTNPSIFVVFEKHQIYPEYLLQYKNMHPLVDLYSGMAATTSRPAPQPKVSVQQTVTGSRLSSPPSYKSSPSSNQPSTSSFNPAKSSYQPTTSSYNSGTSSYQPSTLSYNSGTSSYQPKTSLHVPSTQSTSLSYQTSTGLYKYDTNQSSPSPSPNPKKNSDSCVIV